In Euphorbia lathyris chromosome 10, ddEupLath1.1, whole genome shotgun sequence, the DNA window AACTactcatatatatacatatatgtaagtatcaaaaattcatatgaGAATAAAACATGAAAGTATTGACTAATTAATTACCATTTCCCTAGAATGAGAGGCTTTGTAAGCGCTTCTTTCAGTGACATCATTTTCTGTTTCATCGAATATCCTCGAAATACAACTATGGAAAAATTTCAGATACTCCGGCACCTCGTCGATGCCATCTGTAGTGATCCTGATGTACATTATGGTTACAGAGATAAACTGACTAGTTAATTACCCTTATGTTATCGCATCGGactttccaaatatcaattgtgtctaagatatttaatgtgttactaactagttataaaaaataattttaaaatgcTAACAATAAAAACCAATACTAGACGCAGTTTAAACCGCCAATAGAAAAGTTTCTCTATAAAAAAACCTTATCTCGATGCTTAAGAAAAATTGTCTGTAATGTAGCATCAATAGCAATTACAATAATTTTGTGACCGTAACCGTCACCAAAAATATGTAGAGGCAGTTAGAATTGTAGCTAGAATAAAACAAATTTCATGACCAAAAGacttttattttccaaaatcatcattttcagaGCTTTCTCTCCCTAAACATTCACTTTTTCTCTACACATCAAACAACATTTAAATCACATCAAACTTAAAAatgttgaaaaattaaagttgcttagaatatcatcaagtctttgaatttttcaattttgagatcgtcaactctcattttaattttgatttgaggTCTTTGTTTTTAGTAAAGCGAAAATCCGCATTCCTCATCGTTAACGAAAACCTCAGTCccgtttggacaaaaaaaaattatagataccAGTTTGACAAAAACTGCAAGCACAAGGTTtgttttggaatttacccattTTTGTATACAAAACCACCCAAAAAGAATAATGAGCATCCATAAATCACGATAGAGCGCTACAAGCACCTCTTGCTAGTGAATCCTAATCTTATCACTGTTGATGCATGTTTAGTGAGATTTTAAAGATAGTTCATACTACCTTTCTAGTGCAGCTGTAAAACATTTGAGTTCATCCATAGTACCATAAGTATCATATGTGTCATCCACCACTGATTCCAATTGTACATGTTTGCATAAAATCATTCGAGAAAGACTGTATTGAGGCTCAAAAATGGATCCAGCTGCCCATATAAACGCCTCTACAACTCTATCTCTTCCATACGGAAGACTTTCCACAATTTTTGTATTCTTCCACCacctaaaatataatatacatCATTTCAACgtcttcatttttttattatgaagGTCAAGGAGGATTGACTTGCACTTATAAATGACAAATTAccgctatatatatatatatatatatatatatatatatagctaattaatgtaaaataattaaatagttTCACTCACGTTGAAAGTAAAGCCAACTCTTTTTTGTATAGTAATTGAAGTCGATTGAAATCCAACTTGGCAAATTTGAGAAATTTGAGAAGAGTCTCATTGGGAGATTCATCTGCTTCATAAAAGGATATATAATGCAAAGTATCAAGCCTTTCCATGTTATGGTGATATGGCAAAATCAAAGCATTCCTTATATGTTTTTGAAGATGCGGACTTGAATTTTCATCTAAAGTTTCAAGATGTTTCTTTGTAAAACAAAGTGCTTCATCTAATATATCTTCGTCATGTACTGCTAAAAAACACGCTTCATACAAGGAAAGGACGCCTTTCACATCATTGATGATGTTCCTCTTGAATTTTCCATCTTTGCCCTTGAATTTTTTAAACACATCTGATAATTGTTACACTTATATAAgtcaaaattattttagaactttaaacTAAGTTGCATAGATAATTATATGTATGCTTACCAGAGTTCATTTTATATCCATGTTGTCGTAAGACTCGAAATAAAGTTGCCAAAGTACAAAGATCATAGTCATTATTTTCTAAAAGTTTCGGGAGATTATTGAAAATATTATTAAGTTGATTATCAATTTCGATCTCAAAATGATAGGATACGCCAAGACGGCACAACAGATTAATTAATTCAACATTATAACTTAATTCTTTTGTTGATTCAATTAGCATAactttcactttttctttaattgCTTCCACTTCCTTGTTGTGTGACTCCaattgatataaaaaaaagtcaaagttaaaacaaaaaaaagaaattaaataataaatgacatgTCATAATTCTTTTAAAATACTCCAAAAGTATTATACTTAACGAATCAATTGAtgctacatatatatttttttaacatcGATCATCTCCCTTAAAGTAGTATATATACTACTTCAATTTTGGTCGAGTATAATACTTcggaaatatattaaaatttctcGGAAAATAAACACGTACAGAATCAAGTGTTGGGGAGACTGAAGCGAAACTATAACCCCAAATCCCGGCAGGAAGGTTTTTGTAAGCACCGCGAAGAACATCATGCTCTTGTATTCCCATTTTTGCACAATCTAAATTGTAATTTGAGAATGAATTAATAGGGTAAAGCTTGCTGATCTTTGTGCAATTTATAGAACAATCTGTATAAttcaatattatatttttcatgGTGTGATAGGCgaggggatttttttttttaataaccatATCCATTTGCTCCCATGTTTATCTATTATCCAATTATTTTGACTATGTATCCATTATCCAATTGTTCTAATTAATAATTGAGGTACATTAGCATCTGCTAAAGAAATATATAATCTAGTTTAAATTATTTGACATCatatgaatatttttattttttttaataaaagctTATTAAATCATTTGCCATGATtagtggcgaatccaggatttgagagAGCGGGGGCAAAATTctacataaaaaaattttagacaaaaaatgtaaaattattcaatttttggtgacgaaaaatgcaaaatcgttcaattgtcatgcattattttcatgattttttttttataaaaaccgtaaattataatgtttccgactcgtaatcatccatttccgggattctcgggttgttacgcatcaaatatccctaacgttttgggtcaggtgtaattttacccctaacatctaaaatggtgcaattttacccctaatgtttgtagccaatagcaattttatccctaacgttgataaattggatcaattttagacactattataaaatacaatcattttttttttattttgcaccaattgcatatcaattttgtaatttttgcaccaattttacctctaacgttgataaattggatcaatttcagacactattattcatgaccgagaagacagtttgatgaattatttctcaaattgacccaatttatcaacgttaggggtaaaattgctattggcttccaacattagggataaaattgtaccattttagacgttagagataaaattgctcctgacccaaaacattaggagtatttttgcactttaacccttctttttggacttaaaaaaaatttaatgggATGAGGGGGGGGGccttaatttacataaaatgtcTAATTAActttctgaacttgcataaaatgaaTCAAATAATCATTCAGTTGCAAAAGAAATACGTTAAATGtgaaagatgtattgcacgcgtctcaaaaaaaagtaaaacggcCAAAGTCGGGGTATATGTGGTTCTAATAtcagagaagacaagttttacagTCGAGTAAGTAAGAACTTCTTTTTCAATTTATTATGTGAGTTATATAATAATACTTTAAGCCGTATGCAGTTTACTTTTTTGCAATCGAgttattaattgattacattttatataagttgaGGGAACTAACAAAACATTCTATGAAAGTTAAGGCGCTATTCGAATACTTTAAAATTCAGAActtcaatcaagctttttgaacaaacctaagaggcaaatgatgtattaagcctttaataAACATTAACAATAACAacttctttttatatatattataaccaTTAACAACTTATTGCATCCAAAGGAATcaattgttgtttttttttccttataaaCAATTGATTCCTTATAAACAAAAGGAAtcaattgttttaatgagaAACCCATTCAactttatatttgattttttatatttgatttttcatatttgatttttcgtataattttttttactcagATTCCGATAATGACAATCATAGGAAAAATACATAAACAACAAATAAGCCAAACTTTTATacattgattaaaaaataataataaattacatgtCACCAAACTCCAATCTagtaaatttcattaatttcaTCCCTTTCAAATTTTTACACCAATAGAATCAAGCAAAGCTaaactatataattttttattattttttaattgataTGTAAAAATTTGGCTTACGTGTCATTCACGTGACTATTATTGTCAGAACGTGGACAAAAAAGCTATTGAGAAATTAACtgcaaaattgaatgatttttgTCACGTCCGTATCCAGAATTTACGGACTTTATATCATGATGTTTTGATTacattgatttaaaaaaaaggaattGGATTTAAAATTGATGGTTTTTGTGAAATTGTGGTTAAACTGTTATTTTGATGGACAAGTTTATATAAATCGAACTTTGGTTGGATATTTGATGAGTTTCGATCTAGTtggaattttaataaaaaaatattttgtatCCATCGGGAGTAGTCCGGACGGGTGGTTtcgatatttgaagaccatgttcagtgagggacatgacatgtgtacacagttgtcGGGCATGacaaagaagtgttgggtaagaccatgcGGGACTAGGCAATATTATGAGACATCTCGAGTATGGATACgatagaaatattattaagGAGATGTACTTTTTGATGGATACAtacattattcatgttttaaaGAAATACTTTGGTTGGAATCATATTTTTGAAAGATATTGATTGATGATTTTCggtatgaaaaataatttttataaaatggtttgaggtaataaattaaaGGGATTTCAAAATACCTTTTCTAAAACAGATTGAGGTAATAAATTGAAATAGATAATATCGAGTATGAGAATTTAGGAATTTTGAGGCCAAAATTCTTTAAGGTGaagagaattgtcacgtccgtgtccatAATTGACGGACTTTATACCCTAATATAagattatatttaatagatGATTGATGctattatatttaatagatgCTTGAGTAATATTTGAGTAGTATAAATGGAGAGTAGAGATTAAATTAAGAtctttaagtataaattaaaagtttgatGTAAATTATACAATAAGTATAAAGTAAAAGGACTAGCACTGATATCCTCCATTTTATATAAATGTGCATATTCGAGGAAGTGGTTGTATtaatcataataataaaaataataaataataaagtcaaaataaaaataatggataattattataaatgtcatgtgttttattttttcaattaataatttgtatatgataataataataaaaataaataaagaaaaacgtGGCATGAATAATGCTTATCTATATGTACACATGTTTATGTAATAGTTATCCACCTAATCATAAcacatataaatttatttatcttttttttaaaaagacaTTCATGAAAtggatataaaaaaaaaaaaaaaaaaaaaaaaaaaaaaaaaaaaaagaagggagGGGAAGAGGGCGAATTTGGAATATAGGAGAGGAAGAAAAGGATATAAAAAGAGAGAGAAGGGAACATTCATAAAAAGATAAATTGTAATTGAGGAAAAGGAAGAATACTGGTCGGAGCTTGGCCGGAGGTCTGATTCGGTAACTTCGTTAATCGTTTTAAATGTTTAACATATTTGCAAAGACTATGTTGATCGTGTTTTTCATATATGGTAAATTTGATCTGTTCTAGTGATCTATAAAGTTTTCCGGTGTAGAatataaatttagtaaaaatataTAGTTCTTTAATAgtggtagaactacgtggctttgattcccgatttgaagattaaaagatgttcgggatacgtggaaagcttgatagaattatcaagtccaaaccAAATAATTAGTTAAACTTTAGATCGTCCGAATACATTTTTACTTAATAAAAAATAGGTTTGGCTTTCAGCCTGTTAGGCGATGTTCTCTGCCGTTTTGGGTCGGTGTGACAATTTTGatgttaaaaatttaaattttgtggtattaaaaatttatattttatgatATTAATGTTGTATTTGTAATCTTTGGAGGATGACGAATTAATGTAATTATCtcaaatgtaaataaatatactaCAAGATAATTATCTTGTAGAGTTGGGCGGAAATGgaagtttttctttttataataatcatgtccattttgattaaaaaaaaaaaaaatcatgtccATTTTCTTTCATATTTTGTTAGATATTGAATCCATTTATATTCAATTATCCACTAGTTTGAATATATATCtgttctaattaattaatgagcTAAATTAGCACGTGATAAGGAAGTATAAAATCTAGTTTTTAACATTTCATTTCAAATCCCATGAAATAGAGTGTCTACTGTATTTATACAATAGCCAGTTACGTTCACATGaaccctgatgaccacgtaaatttggtcattcaccgttagatctagacggATTAAAATCCATGATGatcacgtaaatttggtcattcaccgttagatatcaAATACAATTATATTCGATTATCCAATTGTTTTGGATATGTATACATTATCCAATTGTTCTACTTAACCATAGAGGTCAATTAGCATGTGCTAAGGAAATATATATGTtagaaagattaaaaaaaatggtatAATATATTACCAACTCCTTCAATTTGTCTAAAATAGTAGATTAATTCTCTAAATTTttcaagtgtctcaccagctccctaaacttgtttatttcgtatcaccagctccctaaacttgtccataaaagtagattaactCTCTGAACTTTGCAACCATCTTACaaactctctaaacttgcttattctgtaacaactaaatacaaaaacgtattaaacttaaattctaaaaatatgtattcatctattcgagaggtaatttttcgCTTCTCTTActtttcaacctattataaaagttagtgttgcaggtttgagagattgaatggacGAGAATcaagagttagtattatggttgttgtatttagttgttacagaataagcaagtttaaagagttagtgagacacttacaaaattcaaggagctaatctactttcatggacaagtttaggaagctggtgagacacttgcaaagttcaggaagTCACTCTACTATTTTggagttcagggagctggtgacGTACTAggccaaaaaatatataatagatCAAGAAACATGTAATAATAGTAAGATTGGACTAGAAATTAAGTGAAATAATGTAAAAGTCTATGAAAAAATTATAACCCGTTCGAAATAAGGATTAGAGAAATATGAAGCTTGTATCAACAGTCTTTTGAAGAAAAATTTCGTTGTTATTGATGATCGTCTCTCATGATACAACAGAATACATTGCGAGCTCTTACCTTAAGTAAATTGTTTATCACCAGAGCAGAAAAGTGGAACGATGAATGTACAATGAGCAAAATAAATTCAGAGAATAAAACtggaattttgtttttttagtatCCGAAACTAGATAGTTTgaatctatataaatagaacttgaaCATATATGATTGTTCATGAACAGAGACAGATGTTCATCAAGGGAGGTGTCTGTTGgaatttaaattaatgaaaaataattctgctaaaaaaataattatatcgaGGATAGAAAATAATCGGCCGACACAAAAGTGGCTGGTCCAACAGCCCAAATTTCGGTGTGGTCCATGTCGTGCTGATGCATCTTTAACCCGATGGGGCTTCGACTGCACCCCCCATGCCCACTCACTTCTTTACTATGTGAGATGTGGACGCTTAGTTTAGCTTTGGTTCTTTTTACCCTCTTCAAAACCATTCCAAGCGgttcactttgagcatcaatgtctcattcatcacttgtccgttttgagCTTATAATATACCGTTAAAAAGATCTCATGGCATAGACTACACTaacatatttcaagttattctaaattTCATTTATCCATTATATAGATAAGTGTCATGTTAACAATAAATAACAATCCAAAATTGTTATTTATAAACATTTTcccacatgaataaaattgGAAGCGAAAAGAATTCAAATTGGTGATGATTTTCTACAGTCGATGTTGGTATAGGATAGGTAGGCAACAGTTCTTGAAATTTCTtttgtgaaagtatatttactttactga includes these proteins:
- the LOC136209129 gene encoding terpene synthase 5-like isoform X2, with the protein product MLIESTKELSYNVELINLLCRLGVSYHFEIEIDNQLNNIFNNLPKLLENNDYDLCTLATLFRVLRQHGYKMNSDVFKKFKGKDGKFKRNIINDVKGVLSLYEACFLAVHDEDILDEALCFTKKHLETLDENSSPHLQKHIRNALILPYHHNMERLDTLHYISFYEADESPNETLLKFLKFAKLDFNRLQLLYKKELALLSTWWKNTKIVESLPYGRDRVVEAFIWAAGSIFEPQYSLSRMILCKHVQLESVVDDTYDTYGTMDELKCFTAALERITTDGIDEVPEYLKFFHSCISRIFDETENDVTERSAYKASHSREMLKELTRAYLVERGWQNDDGEAPSFDEYMKIGRVTSTFDFVTSAVIQGIENMGIKEILWVRNNPPMVEATKFFSRLMNDIAARKDETKREDFPKGLDCYMKQYGVSRPEAIEAIFKILENKWKDMNEDLLKPTTMPKILLKYTFNFARMSMVFYIGTDLFTYESSSKEIITSLFINQLPI